One Desulfurispora thermophila DSM 16022 DNA segment encodes these proteins:
- a CDS encoding MurT ligase domain-containing protein, with product MFGRMRFYLALWLALLAMWASRILGRGSGSALPGKLALAIDPAILKRLARGVKRIIVVTGTNGKTTTNNMLVSILRAGGYTVVANLAGANLITGVTTAFLAAAGWRGCLQADYASLEVDEASLPGVLEFLSPRLVVVTNFFRDQLDRYGELDKTVAIVAEALQKQKQEIHLILNADDPLVAQLSIRTGRPAMFYGLTNVAVNSCSYSGADSREGRFCPFCGQVLSYSYYNYSQLGSYSCLQCGFSRPEPDVEGVQVCRARGCLSCQVTVKQGRSVMLSLPLEGIYNIYNALAACSAGLYLGLPAQVMANALAHYQTATGRLERFTYHDKQVLLNLVKNPAGFNAALQLIANVEPVPLDILIAINDNAADGRDISWLWDVDFEMLSQFAGKTGKFVCTGQRGAEMALRLKYAGMAAEQIVYIPDYEQAVKTVLQAQGRGVYMLATYTALWPVERVVNSYARRERAGSARLSPVS from the coding sequence TTGTTTGGGCGTATGCGGTTTTATTTGGCTCTGTGGTTGGCTCTCCTGGCCATGTGGGCCAGCAGAATACTGGGGCGGGGTAGCGGTTCGGCTTTGCCCGGCAAGTTGGCCCTGGCCATTGACCCGGCAATACTTAAGAGGTTGGCACGAGGTGTAAAGCGGATAATTGTTGTGACTGGTACCAATGGCAAGACTACAACTAATAATATGCTGGTGTCTATTTTGCGTGCCGGCGGCTACACAGTTGTGGCAAACTTGGCCGGAGCCAACCTGATTACAGGTGTTACAACCGCTTTTTTGGCTGCAGCAGGATGGAGGGGCTGTCTGCAGGCAGATTATGCCAGTTTGGAAGTTGATGAAGCATCGCTACCCGGAGTACTTGAATTTTTGTCGCCACGTCTTGTTGTGGTAACCAATTTTTTCCGGGATCAATTGGACCGTTATGGTGAATTGGATAAGACAGTGGCTATCGTGGCGGAAGCGCTGCAGAAACAAAAACAAGAGATTCACCTGATACTGAATGCAGATGACCCCCTGGTGGCTCAACTGTCAATCAGGACTGGTCGTCCGGCCATGTTTTATGGTTTGACAAATGTAGCAGTAAATTCTTGTTCTTATAGCGGTGCTGATAGCCGGGAGGGCCGGTTTTGTCCCTTCTGCGGGCAAGTGCTCAGCTATAGCTATTACAACTACAGCCAACTGGGTTCGTATAGTTGTCTGCAATGTGGTTTCAGCCGGCCTGAGCCTGATGTGGAAGGGGTGCAGGTCTGTAGAGCAAGAGGTTGCCTGTCATGCCAGGTGACCGTCAAGCAAGGCCGGTCCGTTATGCTCAGCCTGCCCCTGGAAGGTATTTATAATATATACAATGCCCTGGCCGCTTGTAGTGCTGGCCTGTACCTGGGGTTGCCTGCCCAGGTTATGGCCAATGCTCTGGCCCATTATCAGACTGCCACAGGAAGACTGGAGAGGTTTACATATCACGATAAACAAGTGCTGTTAAATCTGGTCAAAAACCCGGCCGGTTTTAATGCGGCGCTCCAACTTATAGCTAATGTGGAACCTGTCCCTCTGGATATATTAATTGCTATCAATGATAACGCAGCTGATGGGCGGGACATATCTTGGCTCTGGGATGTGGATTTCGAGATGCTGAGCCAGTTTGCTGGTAAAACCGGCAAGTTTGTTTGTACCGGGCAACGCGGTGCGGAAATGGCTCTGCGCCTCAAGTATGCCGGCATGGCTGCAGAGCAAATTGTCTACATCCCTGACTATGAGCAGGCGGTAAAAACTGTTTTACAAGCTCAGGGCCGGGGGGTATATATGCTTGCCACATATACCGCCCTCTGGCCGGTAGAAAGGGTTGTCAATTCTTATGCGAGACGGGAAAGAGCTGGTTCTGCACGTTTGTCACCTGTATCCTGA
- a CDS encoding FadR/GntR family transcriptional regulator, with protein sequence MEFKPVKTKRTSETILDQIKELLINGQLNPGDKLLTERELAEQLQVSRASVREALSALNLAGILEIRHGEGIYVRKPEGNEIIEPLTFIILLEKNRIGNILEVRKALEVESAGLAAERATEVELQEIAAAVERMREDVTKGLPGEEADLQFHYAIAAATHNYLLNRLMNTIHEAIRESLALTRKLWLSASSDTEYRLYEEHQMIYRAIAARDKDTARSLMYNHLRKVETELLRVCQEHGIQ encoded by the coding sequence ATGGAATTTAAACCAGTGAAAACAAAACGCACTTCCGAGACCATTCTGGATCAGATTAAAGAATTGTTAATCAATGGGCAGCTTAATCCGGGAGACAAGCTACTTACCGAAAGGGAGCTGGCCGAACAGTTACAGGTAAGTCGCGCTTCTGTACGGGAGGCGCTGTCTGCCTTAAACCTGGCCGGTATATTGGAAATTCGCCATGGGGAAGGAATATATGTGAGGAAGCCCGAGGGCAATGAAATTATTGAGCCGCTGACATTTATTATTTTGCTGGAAAAAAACAGGATCGGGAACATTTTGGAAGTGCGCAAAGCGTTGGAAGTGGAATCGGCCGGCCTGGCAGCGGAGCGGGCTACGGAAGTGGAGTTACAAGAAATTGCAGCGGCAGTGGAGAGAATGCGGGAAGACGTTACCAAAGGCTTGCCCGGAGAGGAGGCGGACCTGCAGTTTCATTATGCGATTGCCGCCGCCACACACAACTATTTGTTAAACCGGTTGATGAACACCATCCATGAAGCCATACGCGAATCTCTGGCTTTGACCAGAAAGCTCTGGCTGAGTGCTTCGTCCGATACCGAATACCGGCTATATGAAGAGCACCAGATGATTTACCGGGCTATCGCCGCAAGGGACAAGGATACTGCCCGCTCATTGATGTATAATCACCTGCGTAAAGTGGAAACAGAGCTACTGCGCGTTTGCCAGGAGCATGGTATACAGTAG
- a CDS encoding TraR/DksA C4-type zinc finger protein → MGAKEHLEKIRRQLEKQKADLQALATSMQESGLHEPMADAVGEISLYDNHPADVATEIFERSKDLALKESAKITLGAVNDALQRIDSGTYGICTACGRRIPWERLQAVPQTTMCKGCQEASEVAPVHQDRPVEEEVMEDILRQPFRPGLDSVQLDWMDAFRSVARTGEHAAQSGDGAYYGDLDIIDERAGAVEDVDSIPAEKVDGMWYEYS, encoded by the coding sequence ATGGGGGCGAAGGAACATCTGGAAAAAATACGCCGGCAATTGGAAAAACAAAAAGCCGATCTGCAGGCACTGGCCACTTCCATGCAAGAAAGTGGTTTACATGAGCCCATGGCCGATGCGGTCGGGGAAATATCTCTGTATGACAACCATCCGGCCGATGTGGCAACCGAAATCTTTGAACGCAGCAAGGACCTTGCTTTAAAGGAGAGTGCCAAAATCACCCTGGGGGCTGTCAATGATGCCCTGCAAAGAATAGACAGCGGTACATACGGCATTTGTACCGCCTGCGGCCGGCGCATACCCTGGGAGAGACTTCAGGCCGTGCCCCAAACTACAATGTGCAAGGGCTGTCAGGAAGCCAGCGAGGTCGCTCCGGTGCATCAGGACCGCCCGGTGGAGGAAGAAGTGATGGAAGACATATTGCGTCAGCCCTTTCGGCCCGGGCTGGATAGTGTGCAGCTGGATTGGATGGATGCTTTTCGCAGTGTGGCGCGGACAGGAGAGCATGCGGCCCAGTCGGGTGACGGCGCTTATTACGGGGATCTGGACATAATTGACGAGCGTGCCGGGGCGGTGGAGGATGTGGACAGCATACCGGCGGAAAAAGTTGATGGTATGTGGTATGAATATTCTTAA
- a CDS encoding sigma 54-interacting transcriptional regulator has protein sequence MQSKSLLDLHTLMDNTANHILAVDITGKIIYVNRAVERFLDLPADQILGRHVKDFFPTTGLLEVMVDGKPQLGRRLHLKNGMYITNRTPVIVNGKIVGAIAVFQEITEIQNLIDELSTDNERIRELKNLLETILDLSSDGVVAVNRDYVITLANRNFANFFNKTPEEIIGKKVHEVYGNPIFPKAMETGEPEYGYITTLNGQEIIASRVPIIKDGQIVGALGTVVFRNVDDLYALMKKIRNLKSQLDYYKDELERVHRTRFSFDQIIGSSKSLQNVKEIARRVALSNSTVLIQGESGTGKELFAHALHTESLRAKGPFVKVNCAAVPENLLESELFGYQEGAFTGARKGGQIGKFELANGGTIFLDEIGDMSFTMQAKLLRVLQEKEVERLGDSKPRRIDVRVICATNRNLEELIAKHEFREDLYYRINVVTLAIPPLRERLDDLPELIDHFINKFNKQFGQRVHGISEEVREIFWQHHWPGNVRELENVIERAFNVLDGPVIQKKHLPMYLQKVSLQRGMRHNHIGLPNLVEEAEKEAILEALAAAGGNKRQAAKLLGISRAGLYKKLKRYGIKDD, from the coding sequence TTGCAGAGTAAAAGTCTGCTGGATTTGCATACCCTGATGGACAATACTGCCAATCATATTCTGGCCGTGGACATAACGGGGAAAATAATTTATGTGAACCGAGCAGTGGAGCGCTTTTTAGATTTGCCCGCCGATCAAATCCTGGGCCGGCATGTGAAGGATTTTTTCCCCACCACCGGGCTCCTGGAAGTTATGGTGGACGGGAAGCCGCAACTGGGGCGCCGTTTGCACCTCAAAAACGGCATGTATATTACCAACCGCACCCCGGTTATTGTGAATGGAAAAATTGTCGGGGCCATTGCTGTTTTTCAGGAGATAACCGAGATACAGAATCTGATTGATGAACTGAGCACTGATAATGAGCGGATCCGGGAGCTGAAGAACCTGCTGGAGACTATTCTGGATCTGTCCAGTGACGGTGTGGTGGCCGTAAACAGAGATTATGTGATTACATTGGCCAACCGCAACTTTGCCAATTTCTTTAATAAGACTCCGGAGGAAATCATAGGCAAAAAAGTGCACGAAGTATATGGAAACCCCATTTTCCCCAAGGCCATGGAGACCGGTGAACCCGAGTATGGTTACATCACCACGCTCAATGGACAGGAAATCATTGCTAGTAGAGTACCCATTATTAAAGATGGTCAAATTGTGGGAGCCCTGGGTACGGTTGTCTTCCGCAATGTGGACGACCTGTACGCTTTGATGAAAAAAATCCGCAATCTGAAAAGCCAGCTGGACTACTACAAAGATGAGTTGGAGAGGGTTCACCGCACCCGCTTTTCCTTTGATCAGATTATTGGCAGCAGTAAAAGCTTGCAAAATGTGAAAGAAATTGCCCGCCGGGTGGCCTTGAGCAATTCTACCGTTTTGATTCAAGGGGAGAGCGGTACGGGGAAAGAATTGTTTGCCCACGCTCTGCACACGGAAAGCCTGCGGGCCAAGGGGCCGTTTGTCAAAGTAAATTGCGCCGCGGTGCCGGAAAATTTGCTGGAAAGCGAGCTGTTCGGCTATCAGGAAGGTGCATTCACCGGGGCCAGAAAAGGTGGTCAAATAGGCAAGTTTGAGCTGGCCAACGGGGGGACAATCTTTCTGGATGAGATTGGCGATATGTCTTTCACCATGCAGGCCAAGCTATTGCGGGTATTACAGGAAAAGGAAGTGGAGAGGCTGGGAGACAGCAAGCCCCGGCGCATTGATGTACGGGTGATTTGCGCCACCAACCGCAACCTGGAAGAGTTGATTGCCAAACATGAATTTCGTGAAGACCTGTACTACAGGATCAATGTGGTTACCCTGGCCATTCCGCCCCTGCGGGAACGTCTGGATGACCTGCCCGAGTTGATTGACCATTTTATTAATAAATTCAACAAGCAGTTTGGGCAGCGAGTGCATGGTATCTCCGAGGAAGTGCGGGAGATTTTCTGGCAGCACCACTGGCCGGGCAATGTGCGGGAACTGGAAAACGTGATTGAGCGAGCTTTTAACGTGCTGGACGGTCCGGTAATTCAGAAGAAACACCTGCCCATGTACCTGCAAAAAGTCAGCCTGCAAAGAGGAATGCGGCATAACCATATCGGCCTGCCCAATCTGGTGGAAGAAGCGGAAAAGGAGGCCATTTTGGAAGCCCTGGCGGCAGCAGGGGGCAACAAGCGTCAGGCGGCAAAGCTATTGGGTATATCACGGGCGGGTCTTTACAAAAAACTGAAACGTTATGGAATTAAAGACGATTGA
- a CDS encoding ATP-binding cassette domain-containing protein, which yields MIKVEDLHFQYKDGTKALDGIDLEIAAGSRVAVLGPNGAGKSTLLLHFNAINLPQRGKVMVGGYDANGKNAPLIRSLVGMVFQDPDDQVFCHTVREDVAFGPVNMGLSPGEVERRVEEALYTVGLTALADKAPYHLSYGQKKRVAIAGVLAMQPRVIVLDEPMAFLDPASRDGLVQILHRLHQNGTTIIIATHDVDLAAEWAEQVVVLQSGRVAARGGAELLVDRQLVERCQLRLPVVSKMFSLATAWQGKPLPLRLVDGVMVLEDLLRRASQENSVAPDHGYMGEEPGMDKLVWLEPLHLHYHTGEEVVLRAVCGAPMRRSIWPQQAKLVARVIGESQEDVWALTAPVAPDVHNLVFEAGGEGYYRAIMQVNHFSEKAETVFTAIMDVPVGHDLAPQQLDGAAVGVDLLLQPNPVASYRYGDKVKFQVFWQGKPLAGAIVKGTYHLREEPGYVWQATTDDAGVVWLELGARGHWLLVVEHDRNCTTYLLPGVR from the coding sequence ATGATAAAAGTGGAGGATCTGCATTTTCAATATAAAGACGGGACGAAGGCGCTGGACGGGATTGATCTGGAGATTGCTGCGGGAAGCAGGGTGGCTGTATTGGGCCCCAACGGGGCGGGAAAATCAACTTTACTATTACATTTCAATGCCATAAACTTGCCGCAGCGGGGTAAGGTTATGGTGGGTGGTTATGATGCGAACGGGAAAAACGCACCTTTGATTCGCTCGCTGGTGGGCATGGTTTTTCAAGACCCGGATGACCAGGTCTTCTGTCATACCGTCCGCGAGGATGTGGCTTTCGGGCCGGTGAACATGGGACTTTCGCCTGGAGAAGTGGAACGGCGGGTGGAGGAAGCCCTGTACACGGTGGGGCTGACCGCATTGGCCGATAAAGCACCCTATCACCTTAGTTACGGACAGAAGAAGAGAGTGGCCATTGCCGGAGTGCTGGCCATGCAGCCCAGGGTGATTGTGCTGGACGAACCGATGGCCTTTCTTGACCCGGCGAGCAGGGATGGGTTGGTGCAAATCCTGCACCGCTTGCACCAGAATGGCACAACAATCATTATTGCCACCCATGATGTGGACCTGGCTGCGGAGTGGGCGGAGCAAGTTGTCGTTTTGCAGTCCGGGCGAGTGGCCGCCCGGGGCGGGGCGGAGCTTTTGGTAGACAGACAGCTGGTGGAGCGCTGCCAGTTGCGCCTGCCGGTTGTGAGCAAAATGTTTTCACTCGCCACGGCCTGGCAGGGAAAACCCCTGCCCCTGCGATTGGTCGATGGGGTAATGGTGCTGGAAGACTTGTTAAGGCGGGCATCGCAAGAAAATAGTGTTGCGCCGGACCATGGTTATATGGGGGAGGAACCTGGTATGGACAAGTTAGTTTGGTTGGAGCCTTTGCACCTGCATTATCACACCGGGGAGGAAGTTGTTTTACGCGCTGTCTGCGGTGCCCCCATGCGCAGAAGTATTTGGCCGCAGCAGGCAAAGCTGGTAGCGCGGGTAATTGGTGAGTCGCAAGAGGACGTGTGGGCTTTGACTGCGCCGGTTGCTCCCGATGTACACAATTTGGTTTTCGAGGCCGGTGGAGAGGGTTATTACCGGGCAATAATGCAGGTTAACCATTTTTCAGAAAAAGCAGAAACCGTTTTTACAGCCATAATGGATGTGCCGGTAGGGCATGACCTGGCGCCGCAGCAACTGGACGGTGCCGCAGTCGGGGTGGATTTATTGTTGCAGCCCAATCCGGTAGCTTCGTACAGGTATGGTGACAAGGTCAAATTCCAGGTATTTTGGCAGGGAAAGCCACTGGCCGGGGCAATAGTAAAGGGTACCTATCACCTGCGCGAAGAACCGGGGTATGTGTGGCAGGCTACCACGGACGATGCGGGGGTAGTCTGGCTGGAACTGGGAGCCCGTGGACACTGGCTGTTGGTAGTGGAACATGATCGTAACTGCACAACATATTTGTTGCCGGGTGTGCGCTAG
- the cbiQ gene encoding cobalt ECF transporter T component CbiQ → MCMAHQQGVMDIGNDSGRRNWLGGIDPRMKILVLVSYVVIVTTLSSPVLLLVAGGFMLVVNLLAGIKAKDLLLRLAWVIPFTLVMLLLFPFITPGEQLWVWDWKVFIIAASRQGMEKAWILSGRVVNAFLAMNMLLLTTGWSQLFAGFRALKLPVLLLQIIEFAVRYIYVLQAELKSMRTARLARNFRPGKVFWHRHTMSTLSADLGTLFLRSWERSERVYTAMLARGFGQPVRVLDERTLIWHDLAFATGIMMVALCLFWLDNSAAGWVALFK, encoded by the coding sequence ATGTGCATGGCCCACCAGCAGGGCGTTATGGATATTGGTAATGATAGCGGGCGGCGCAATTGGCTGGGAGGTATTGACCCGCGAATGAAGATTTTGGTTTTAGTCAGCTATGTGGTGATAGTAACCACACTATCATCACCGGTACTCTTGCTGGTAGCAGGCGGGTTTATGCTGGTAGTTAATCTTCTAGCCGGCATTAAAGCAAAAGACTTGCTGCTAAGGTTGGCCTGGGTCATACCCTTTACACTTGTGATGTTGTTGCTCTTCCCATTCATTACACCAGGGGAGCAGTTGTGGGTCTGGGATTGGAAAGTGTTTATCATTGCCGCCAGCCGGCAGGGGATGGAAAAGGCCTGGATTCTGTCCGGTCGAGTGGTAAATGCATTCCTGGCTATGAACATGCTGCTCTTAACCACCGGCTGGTCACAGCTTTTTGCCGGTTTTAGAGCATTAAAGCTGCCTGTGTTGCTTTTACAAATCATTGAGTTTGCTGTGCGGTACATTTATGTGTTGCAGGCAGAGTTAAAGTCCATGCGTACAGCCCGCCTGGCTCGCAATTTCCGCCCGGGTAAAGTGTTCTGGCACAGACATACGATGTCCACACTGTCTGCCGACCTGGGTACCTTGTTTTTGCGCTCATGGGAAAGGAGCGAGCGCGTTTATACAGCCATGTTGGCCCGTGGTTTTGGACAGCCGGTGCGTGTATTGGATGAACGTACTTTAATTTGGCACGATTTAGCCTTTGCGACCGGCATCATGATGGTAGCTCTTTGTCTGTTCTGGTTGGACAACAGCGCTGCGGGATGGGTGGCGTTATTTAAATGA
- the secF gene encoding protein translocase subunit SecF translates to MFHFIKLRKYWYILSLAIIIPGLFSLMVRGLNLGIDFTGGNILEVRFTQQVTIDRVRQVVESLDLGSGRNVQQSGERDFIIRTRPLSQEENDKLLDALRKNLGQTTLLRSDHVGPVIGRELTRNALLALLIASVLMVVYITLRFEFKQGIAAIIALLHDVLVTTGIFSLFQFEVDSAFVAALLTIIGYSINDTIIIFDRIRENMRVHRRGEELGELINVSLWQTLTRSINTVLTVMFVLLALYFLGGTTIKNFVLAMLIGVSSGAYSSIFNASPLWYDLKMMEKKKALRTA, encoded by the coding sequence GTGTTTCATTTTATTAAATTGCGTAAATACTGGTATATTTTATCTTTGGCCATAATTATCCCCGGTCTGTTTTCCCTTATGGTGCGGGGTCTGAATCTGGGTATTGATTTTACGGGTGGTAATATCCTGGAAGTGCGGTTTACTCAGCAGGTGACCATAGACCGGGTGCGTCAGGTGGTGGAGAGTCTGGACCTGGGTAGCGGTCGTAACGTGCAACAAAGCGGCGAGCGGGATTTTATTATCCGTACCCGGCCCCTCAGTCAGGAGGAGAATGACAAACTGCTGGATGCTTTGCGTAAAAACCTGGGACAGACCACCCTTTTGCGCAGCGACCATGTCGGCCCGGTGATCGGGCGGGAACTCACCCGCAACGCTCTGCTGGCTCTGCTCATTGCCTCGGTCTTGATGGTGGTTTACATCACCCTGCGTTTTGAATTCAAGCAGGGTATTGCCGCGATAATCGCCCTTCTGCACGATGTATTGGTGACCACGGGTATTTTCTCATTATTTCAGTTTGAAGTGGACAGCGCCTTTGTGGCGGCCCTGTTAACAATTATTGGTTATTCGATCAACGACACTATTATTATTTTTGACCGGATCCGGGAAAACATGCGAGTACACCGGCGGGGGGAAGAGCTGGGCGAGCTGATCAATGTCAGCCTCTGGCAGACTTTGACCCGCTCCATCAACACGGTACTGACCGTGATGTTTGTGTTGTTGGCTCTGTATTTCCTGGGTGGTACAACAATCAAGAATTTTGTACTGGCTATGTTGATCGGTGTTTCCAGCGGTGCTTATTCTTCCATTTTCAATGCCAGTCCCCTCTGGTACGACCTGAAAATGATGGAGAAGAAGAAAGCTTTGCGTACAGCTTGA
- a CDS encoding type 1 glutamine amidotransferase has translation MRDGKELVLHVCHLYPDLLNLYGDRGNVLAFIKRCQWRNINVCLHRVELGQSVDFKQFDFLFIGGGSDREQHILAQDLAKKVSSLAAALEEGLVTLAICGGYQLLGKYYQTAQGEKIPGLGIMDIYTVAGEERLIGNVLLECLVDGVPGQLVGFENHAGRTFLGEGVQPLGRVSEGYGNNGQDGYEGAVWRNVYCSYLHGPLLPKNYKLTDHLISLALARRGVNLELTPLDNSLEEAAVQVMVQRLLKK, from the coding sequence ATGCGAGACGGGAAAGAGCTGGTTCTGCACGTTTGTCACCTGTATCCTGATTTGTTGAATCTTTATGGTGACCGGGGTAATGTATTGGCTTTTATAAAACGCTGTCAGTGGCGGAATATTAATGTTTGCCTGCACCGTGTGGAGTTGGGGCAGAGTGTAGATTTTAAGCAGTTTGATTTTCTGTTTATTGGTGGCGGTTCGGATCGCGAGCAACACATTTTGGCTCAGGACCTGGCCAAGAAAGTTTCTTCGCTGGCCGCTGCTCTGGAAGAAGGGCTGGTGACACTGGCTATTTGCGGTGGATACCAGCTGTTGGGTAAATATTATCAGACAGCGCAGGGGGAAAAAATCCCGGGTCTGGGTATTATGGATATATATACTGTGGCTGGGGAAGAGCGACTAATTGGTAATGTATTGCTGGAGTGCCTGGTTGATGGTGTGCCAGGTCAGCTGGTGGGTTTTGAAAACCATGCCGGACGCACTTTTCTGGGTGAGGGAGTGCAGCCCCTGGGGAGAGTATCGGAAGGATACGGGAATAATGGCCAGGATGGCTATGAAGGGGCGGTGTGGCGCAATGTGTATTGTTCTTACCTGCACGGTCCACTTTTGCCCAAAAACTATAAGCTTACGGATCATTTAATTTCTCTTGCTCTGGCCAGGCGGGGAGTGAATTTGGAACTTACACCCCTGGACAATTCGCTGGAGGAGGCCGCTGTGCAGGTAATGGTACAACGTTTGTTAAAAAAATAA
- a CDS encoding DUF5665 domain-containing protein, producing the protein MRHGKPSQEELLQALQEKITRLTVNLEKMKLAEYVDLLHNTPRLLWVNFISGLARGLGIAIGFAILGAIVILILRKMVTLNLPLVGNFIADIVDIVQAQLESRKY; encoded by the coding sequence ATGCGGCACGGAAAACCAAGCCAGGAAGAATTGCTCCAGGCCTTACAGGAAAAAATAACCCGCTTAACCGTCAACCTGGAGAAAATGAAGCTGGCCGAATATGTGGATCTGCTGCACAACACCCCCCGCCTATTGTGGGTCAATTTTATATCCGGCCTGGCCCGGGGTCTGGGGATAGCCATTGGTTTCGCCATCCTGGGGGCAATAGTGATCCTCATCCTGCGCAAGATGGTAACGCTCAACCTGCCTCTGGTAGGTAATTTTATTGCCGATATTGTGGACATTGTACAAGCTCAGCTGGAGAGCCGCAAATACTAA
- a CDS encoding acetyl-CoA hydrolase/transferase family protein, producing the protein MAVQLMHKDPARKLQLVTFPAGRKAVRELYMAKVTGPDQAVQLIQNGHNVVLPMGSGEPLALVEALTRRATQLQDVKIHQMLPLRRPPYLKAELVGHLRHVSWFNSDGNRQAVNEGWADYMPGYFYEYSRLMQEYLTVDVFMAMVSPMDERGYFSLGTSVDYSSTAAELAKIVILEVNEYMPRTRGNSLIHISQVDCLVENNSPLLELPVPKVSAVERSIAGYAASLVDDGSTIQLGLGRIAHAVALALQDKKDLGVHSEMLTEGMVDLVNSGAVNNRKKTLHPGKLIGCFAAGTRRLYDFIHDTPMVELYPVSYTNDPYIIGQNYKMVAINEALEVDLLGQCASESLGHYQYSGTGGQTDFARGALRSPGGKGIIVLRSTARNGSVSKIVPALKSGAVVSCSRNDVDYVVTEYGVAKLRGKVARERALAMISVAHPDFREDLRRAARKMHLI; encoded by the coding sequence ATGGCAGTACAGCTTATGCACAAGGATCCGGCCAGAAAACTACAGCTTGTTACCTTTCCGGCAGGACGCAAAGCGGTCAGGGAACTGTATATGGCCAAGGTTACCGGTCCCGATCAGGCTGTGCAATTAATTCAAAACGGGCATAACGTAGTGCTTCCGATGGGTAGCGGGGAACCGTTGGCGCTGGTAGAAGCACTGACCAGGCGGGCTACGCAACTGCAGGATGTGAAAATTCACCAGATGTTGCCCCTGCGTCGGCCTCCCTATTTAAAAGCGGAACTGGTGGGGCATTTGCGGCATGTTTCCTGGTTCAACAGTGATGGAAACCGCCAGGCGGTGAATGAAGGATGGGCCGATTACATGCCGGGTTATTTTTACGAGTACTCCCGCCTGATGCAGGAATATTTGACCGTAGATGTTTTTATGGCCATGGTATCACCCATGGACGAGAGGGGATATTTCAGCCTGGGTACTTCCGTGGATTACTCTTCTACTGCTGCCGAACTGGCAAAAATCGTTATTCTGGAAGTGAATGAGTACATGCCCCGGACCAGGGGGAACTCGTTAATTCACATTTCGCAGGTGGACTGTCTGGTGGAAAACAACAGCCCGCTCCTGGAGTTACCTGTGCCCAAAGTATCTGCAGTGGAAAGAAGCATCGCCGGGTATGCGGCCTCATTAGTGGATGACGGATCGACCATCCAGTTGGGGCTGGGCAGGATTGCTCATGCCGTTGCCCTGGCCTTACAGGATAAAAAGGACCTGGGCGTGCATTCGGAAATGCTGACCGAGGGCATGGTGGATTTGGTCAACAGCGGGGCGGTCAATAACCGCAAAAAGACGCTGCACCCCGGCAAGCTGATCGGTTGTTTTGCAGCCGGCACGAGGAGGCTCTACGATTTTATTCACGATACTCCCATGGTGGAACTATATCCGGTTTCCTACACCAATGATCCATATATCATTGGCCAGAATTACAAGATGGTGGCCATCAATGAAGCCCTGGAAGTAGATTTGTTGGGGCAGTGTGCGTCGGAAAGTTTGGGGCATTATCAATACAGCGGCACAGGCGGACAGACCGATTTTGCCCGCGGAGCCCTGCGTTCACCAGGTGGCAAAGGGATTATTGTCCTTCGCTCCACTGCCCGCAATGGTTCGGTGAGTAAAATCGTGCCGGCCTTGAAGTCCGGTGCGGTGGTAAGCTGTTCGCGCAACGATGTGGATTATGTGGTTACAGAATATGGTGTGGCCAAACTGCGGGGCAAGGTAGCCCGCGAGCGGGCGCTGGCCATGATTTCCGTAGCTCATCCGGACTTTCGAGAAGACTTGCGGCGGGCGGCTCGCAAAATGCACTTGATTTAA